The proteins below are encoded in one region of Streptomyces roseirectus:
- a CDS encoding MarR family winged helix-turn-helix transcriptional regulator, with product MPRLVGRAKKLPVPEALRSLSLAPRHLSLLSYLLFDGPMTVNELAARLGVAPTTASLLIGDLSRKGVLERREDERDRRRRIVALSPEHEPAISAWLAPGAAAWRRVLAPLTPLERRLFVDTLLAYETEVGGERGSAADPGSS from the coding sequence ATGCCCCGTCTGGTCGGCCGGGCCAAGAAGCTGCCGGTGCCCGAGGCGCTGCGGTCGCTGTCGCTCGCGCCCCGGCACCTCTCCCTGCTGTCGTACCTGCTGTTCGACGGCCCGATGACGGTCAACGAACTGGCGGCGCGGCTCGGCGTCGCCCCGACGACCGCCAGCCTCCTGATCGGTGATCTGAGCCGCAAGGGTGTCCTGGAGCGCCGCGAGGACGAGCGCGACCGGCGCCGTCGGATCGTCGCCCTGTCCCCCGAGCACGAGCCGGCGATCTCCGCGTGGCTCGCGCCGGGCGCGGCGGCGTGGCGGCGGGTGCTCGCGCCGTTGACACCGCTGGAGCGGCGGCTGTTCGTGGACACGCTGCTGGCGTACGAGACGGAGGTGGGCGGGGAGCGGGGCAGTGCGGCGGATCCGGGAAGTTCCTGA
- a CDS encoding acyl-CoA synthetase has product MTSGQPSTTVDGVLRRTATRTPARVAVEYRDRTWTYQELDDAVSRAAAVLLAEGLEKGDRVGAYGHNSDAYLIAFLACARAGLVHVPVNQNLTGTDLAYLIGQSGSALVLTDPDLADRLPDGTRHLPLRDTDGSLLDRLTTTPPYDGAEARTEDLAQLLYTSGTTALPKGAMMSHRALVHEYLSAIAALDLSAGDRPVHSLPLYHSAQTHVFLLPYLAVGATNVIVDAPDGDHLFDLIEAGRADSLFAPPTVWIALANRPDFATRDLSGLRKAYYGASVMPVPVLERLKERLPKLGFYNCFGQSEIGPLAMVLAPDEHKGRMDSCGRTVLFVDAKVVDENGAEVADGTAGEIVYRSPQLCDGYWDKPEESAEAFRDGWFHSGDLAVRDAHGYYTIVDRVKDVINTGGVLVASRQVEDALYTHDQVAEVAVIGLPDDKWIEAITAVVVPRGDVTEAELLAHAREKLDHFKAPKRIVFAGELPRNASGKILKRELRDRLSGA; this is encoded by the coding sequence ATGACGTCCGGACAACCCAGCACCACGGTCGACGGGGTGCTCAGGCGCACTGCCACCCGTACCCCGGCGCGCGTCGCGGTGGAGTACCGCGACCGCACCTGGACCTACCAGGAACTCGACGACGCCGTCTCCCGCGCGGCGGCCGTCCTCCTCGCCGAGGGCCTGGAGAAGGGGGACCGGGTCGGCGCCTACGGCCACAACTCCGACGCCTACCTCATCGCGTTCCTCGCCTGCGCCCGGGCGGGACTGGTCCACGTCCCGGTGAACCAGAACCTCACCGGCACGGACCTCGCCTACCTGATCGGCCAGTCCGGCAGCGCCCTCGTCCTCACCGACCCCGACCTCGCCGACCGGCTCCCGGACGGCACGAGACACCTGCCGCTGAGGGACACCGACGGCTCCCTCCTGGACCGGCTCACCACGACACCCCCGTACGACGGAGCGGAGGCGCGCACCGAAGACCTGGCCCAACTGCTCTACACGTCCGGGACGACCGCCCTCCCCAAGGGCGCGATGATGTCCCACCGCGCGCTGGTCCACGAGTACCTGAGCGCGATCGCGGCACTGGACCTGAGCGCCGGGGACCGGCCCGTGCACTCGCTGCCGCTGTACCACTCGGCCCAGACGCACGTGTTCCTGCTCCCCTACCTCGCGGTCGGCGCGACCAACGTCATCGTCGACGCGCCCGACGGTGACCACCTCTTCGACCTGATCGAGGCCGGCCGGGCGGACAGCCTGTTCGCGCCGCCCACCGTGTGGATCGCTCTCGCCAACCGGCCGGACTTCGCGACCCGGGACCTCAGCGGGCTGCGCAAGGCGTACTACGGGGCCTCGGTCATGCCGGTCCCGGTTCTGGAACGGCTGAAGGAACGGCTTCCGAAACTCGGCTTCTACAACTGCTTCGGACAGAGCGAGATCGGCCCGCTCGCGATGGTCCTCGCGCCCGACGAGCACAAGGGCCGGATGGACTCCTGCGGGCGGACGGTCCTGTTCGTGGACGCGAAAGTCGTCGACGAGAACGGGGCGGAGGTGGCCGACGGGACCGCCGGGGAGATCGTGTACCGCTCGCCGCAACTGTGCGACGGCTACTGGGACAAGCCCGAGGAGAGTGCCGAGGCGTTCAGGGACGGCTGGTTCCACTCCGGGGACCTCGCCGTACGGGACGCGCACGGCTACTACACGATCGTCGACCGCGTGAAGGACGTCATCAACACCGGCGGCGTCCTCGTCGCCTCCCGGCAGGTCGAGGACGCCCTCTACACCCACGACCAGGTCGCCGAGGTCGCCGTGATCGGGCTGCCGGACGACAAGTGGATCGAGGCGATCACCGCCGTCGTCGTCCCCCGGGGCGACGTCACCGAGGCCGAACTCCTCGCCCACGCCCGGGAGAAGCTGGACCACTTCAAGGCGCCGAAGCGGATCGTCTTCGCCGGGGAACTGCCGCGCAACGCCAGCGGGAAGATCCTCAAGCGCGAGCTGAGGGACAGGCTCAGCGGGGCCTGA